AACGAGGTCTCCGCTCTTAATTTGTAGTTGAGATGCATTGTTGATGACAGTGGTGGgggaagtactcagatcatttacttaagtaaaattagcaaTACCACAGAATAGAAATAATGttacaagtcaaagtcctgtATTCAGTAatgtactgaagtaaaagtaccaaagtattagcatcaaaatacagaaagtaaaagtactcattatgctgaATGACTCCTTTCAGAatcatattattggattataattattgatgcataaTTGCATCATAATTTGTATTATTCATCTGAATCGGCAAAGTAGCTAGTAACTGAAGTTATCgaataaatgtagtggggtaaaacagtataatatttccctctgaattgtaatggagtagaagtataaagtagcagaaaacgagagcactcaagtaaagtacctcaaaattgtgcttAAGTAAATGTGCTTAGATACTATCCACCACTGCTGGAGGAGTAGGTATTTTCCTCCCTTCACATATATGCAGGTCAGTTATGAgtataaataaagcaaatagaAAACTATGGTTCCTTTTGAATTCAGGCTCCACCAGAACTAGAAACATTATGTAGCTCAGTTTTACATTGGAGTCTGTTGTTGATACTTTGTTGATGCTCAGTGACGGCTTTACAACCAAAGCTGTGCCTTGGAATCAGACAGACACAAGCATAGGACACACATCATGTGTTTCAAAATATTACATCTCTTTGAAATGCTTCCGAAATACAGCGTTACCCTAGCGTTACCTAGCGTTAATATAAAATTGGCTTTAACAGCAGTCAGACAAATCAACCTCTGATCGATTCAGAGAATTAATCCTCAATGTTAGAAATGAGAAGAATTGAATTAAAAGCCCAGCTGTGGTCAggatttagaaaatgtattatatctCCCAAAATCCCCTTTTCTGTTTGAAGCTTTAGTGTTTGTCACCACATTCAGACCATGCTGACAAACCAAACTGAGGCAAATAGGTTTAATGATGTATTAAACTGATCCTGAAGAGTTAAATTAGGAATCACTAAGTTTGAATGCTGTAGACACAAGTAGTCCCTTAGTGACAGGGCACAGTCTGCCTGCAatacatgtttatatattttattacactattgcaacatttttacattactcAGTTCCATTTTTTATGGTTGGGTTGTACATTTAATGCAATTGTATTTGTTCTAATAAATCTTGGACATTTTTCCTTAAGtcagttttctgtgtttgttttaattaatacaATTACATGGAAAAAACTACAGCATAGTCCTTCCAAAGGATTTCCACTATTTACAATAGCGCTTTGAGCAACAAAATGTGTCACTGAATCGATCGATCTGTCCGCTCTGTCAGTCTGAAGAAACATTCGAGTTGACAGTGTTTCAGTCCTGAGTCTTTCTACCACCAGCGGTAGTGGGCATAGGCCCTGTTGGCTTCAGCCATCTTGTGCAGCTCATACTTCTTCTTGACAACGTTGCCCTCCTTCACAGAGGCTGCCAGCAGTTCCTGGGAAAGTTTTTCATACATGTGCGTGCGTCTGTGTTTGTTGTCCCTGCACTCTGTGATCATCCATTTCATGGCGAGGAAGCGACGCCGGTTGTCCGTAAGAGGGATGGGCACCTGGGTGGGGTTCAACCAGAATAtaattagactttttttttgttggcagAAGGTCAACAACTGTTTCTGAAGAGCTATCAATCTAACAAAAGAGCATTGATCTGCCTGATCGCTAACCTGGTAGTGCTTTCCACCTTTCTGTATGCTAGCCAGCCCGACAACAGGCTTACAGTTCTCCAGAGCCTGGTGAAAAATGGTGTAGGGGTTGCACTCGATCTCTTCCTTCTTCCCTTCTGGAGCTTTGTGGTATTTCTCCACCTGTTTCCTCTTTATGTTCTCCAGGGTCtggaagcagaaagagaaattGTGGTAACTCATTTACTATAAAGGCCAAGAGCAAATCCTTAAGCTTCACTTTGAGACTG
This genomic interval from Siniperca chuatsi isolate FFG_IHB_CAS linkage group LG21, ASM2008510v1, whole genome shotgun sequence contains the following:
- the mrps7 gene encoding 28S ribosomal protein S7, mitochondrial; this encodes MAASISGLLKPWTPRVFLVRWSRYNPYYLEPEVRKEAYSTPETELSAEEKEQRELKALRPIKAATSGVTSSVFNDPVLSKFINMMMKHGDKVMAREILTQTLENIKRKQVEKYHKAPEGKKEEIECNPYTIFHQALENCKPVVGLASIQKGGKHYQVPIPLTDNRRRFLAMKWMITECRDNKHRRTHMYEKLSQELLAASVKEGNVVKKKYELHKMAEANRAYAHYRWW